The DNA window aaatatattatttgagcaGGAGATGCAATGTTTCTAAATGAACtcaaccaaaaaaagaaaagttgCAGTCACTAGTGCAGTCTTGTTTGTTTATACTATTAAACCACAACATCCACACGTTCAAACTCGATGAGTGACAAGTTGCTATCTTCCTTCACAGTGAAATCAGCAGAATCAGCCACTTCAACACGCCCAGACCTGTCAACTGCCAGCCTCATCGACGCCTTGAAAATGTCAACCTTCGCATTCCTCAGGATCACTGTTGCACCCTCTTTCATCAAGTCCActgaaataacaaaacaaaacaaaaccaaaCACATTCAACAGTCATGTCCCCACTTTAATCATCATATTCTTAGTTCAAGACTCTAACAGCCAAACAGTTTGACATGTATGAATGAATACATTTTCAggtaattataaatcaaaagattGAACTCGGTCTCTACTTACCTTGGTCATTCCTGGCAGTGAAGATGATGACTCCTGTCTCATCCCCGACTAAGCATTCAGCCATACGCGACTGGCGACCAAAGTTTCCATCACCACGGCCCTTTGTTACTACAACCTTGGAGCTAACAACCTTAACTATGATGCTAAACCCTTCAGCTTGGGGAAGAAGCTCCTCAACTTTGACAAACTCTGCCTGTTTCTGCTTTAGCTCAACCATCTTCGATCTAAAAATGAAACCAAATATCAAAACATTACAGTTTCAGCAACATCACTGCATTCCTTTTAATAAGTATAAATCAAACTCCATAGATTCAAACGTTGTTGGGATCATTTCTTTTTTCCTCCAAACATCATCAGATTTCACTAAAACGAGATCAATCTCTCTTCTCTATCTAATCAACCACAATTCCATAAACTAGAAAGATAAACAGATTCTATCTACGCATCTGAACAACGATTTCACCcaagaaaacacaaaatagaCAAGCTAGTATATACTACTAGCACATGCAACATTCATATCATGTGTGAGATTAGATAAAACTAGAAAAGGGTAGTTGAATCAACCACTAGACCTAGtttttcatcaatcaaatcttAGATTCAAATGCAGGAAAAACGCGATCGATTTAGCGGAAATCGAATCGCATGGTAATCCAAAATTCAGCTAGCAAAATAGATTAAACAAAGCGTATAAGAGAAGGGAGGGAAGATACTTGGTTAAGGTGACGATGATGAAGACAGGGATCTGAAGATCTGCGTTGATTTCTTGAGAGGAAAGACAGACTGGATTATAGGAGAGAAGTATGTCTTTGACAACAGAAGCAggatttatgtattttttttttaacaaagtcaaatattaatttttttatattacttttttaaccctataagaaaataatttttaaattttaaattgaaaaataatacaaataaatcaaacattatttcatcttACCTCGATTTCATCGAAAACCACAAAATTACTATTACACgtaaaacttaatatatttttattaaaataaatttaatttataaatttatataattatttcatttatacaacatatattattaaaaattagtttaataaactattatcataattaaaattattcaatatattattttttttctcatttcatCTATTCTCTCTTTTTATCTAATCTctcctctattttattttttatttaaattagtttataatatatatatatatattattttaatataatttttttattaaaattttttaattatatattaacaaattattaatatttattttaattttaattttcaatattattttatttaatattataaaatattttattaaattattaacaacttaatttttttattaaaaattataacttatcacaattcaaataaaagtaaaagaattgatacattaattattatatttaaatttattttatttgttaactttttaatacttttttattgattaatattttattattcactttttcagtatataaataatttaaaattataatgcaATTATTAAtagtatataattttaaaatatacattgtaatttataaaatttaacaactaataaaaattattaaatattttaaaaaatgtctatttatattaaaaaaaaaattgtgtaacttcaacaataaaatataacataaaaataaaaaataaaaatagaaagttATTCATCTTTGAATGTCACCAAACGGTCCAAACCACTCTACTCGTTTCctaaatgaaaattattatattaaaatatgtaatattatataatttaaaaatatatttatcatatatatgtaattttaatttcaaatatatataaccttATCTATCTAGTTTCTTgagtcaaattttaaatatatatatatatatatatatatatatatatatatatatatatatataatttcaaatatttataattttttagtttttaattagattCAAATAAggtgtataattaaattattttataatattgagtaaaataatatttgaaataaaaatttatttaaatttaaataatataatataaagggGTTAACAAACTGATAAAttcaatttgttttatttaattcacattaaatatatttatttgattcatattaaatttaaattataataatataatgtgTAATCAAatctataatattaattaatacggtttgaatttgaattagtatttttatatattaatatggtttgaatttaaatatatttatttgattcatattaaatttaaattataataatataatgtgTAATCAAATCTGTAATATTGATTAATACGGTTTGAATCTGAATtagtatttttctatataactgtttaataaattttattttttttttatattttttaaatcactcaaataaaatattataattaatttttttaataatatattataatattttatctatacaataattaaaatatataaatatatataaatatataaaattgattacTATAGCTAAAAATTAATTGCCTAAAccgttataaaaaaaaattaaaaattaataatatattatggtgaaataaaaaaaattaagaaaaatatattttatttagatattttgatAATCCTAATTACATCAATCCATATTTAATCAAATCTGAATTCAGTCCAAATCTGAACTCAATCCAATAAGAAATaactaatttgaattattatttcgGATTCGAATCAGATTTTAGATTAAGTCGGGTAATGTTCACCCTACTTCTAcatacttttaatttttgaaattatttcttgtacatttatttttgtttaaatttattctctacatatctaaaattatttataatttgtagcacaattaatttgtgttgaaatatacacaaatttcttcaatatgtggtatatccatttttttctaaatcttATTGCGGACAAAGCTCTCATTTTTGTCTTGagattaatttattagttttattctCAAATGACAACGTAGTTGCTCTGTTTCATTTCTAGACAACAATAATACAAACTAAGACGAGGTTGTTGATGACTAGTCGATTCAAGACATATTGCAGATTTTGTTATATTTCACTATTCGCCTCATTTTTGTAcccttaaaattaaaatagatatgTTTGGTCTAGTATGATCATCATATTTGATTGCTGGACAGAGAGACCATAAATAAAAGCATCATTTAAAAACCAGCCCAATTTGCCATATTGAACTTGGTCCAAACGttgatttgtcaaaatattaaaaattcggATGAATCGATACCTTCAGATCAAATGATTCGAAAAAtcatgaattttgagtataatattgttatttaaaaaatgtataaagaaactattttaatgtttgtttttgtGACCGAGTTCCATTTTTCATAAACATAATGCtttcaaaaaggaaaaaaaagaaaactgaGTCAAATTAGACCGTTCAAGACTCGGTCAACACAAGTCAACACTACTCAACCGTACCAAGACTATCGTGATGTCATCAGACACTTCATTTGAAAAttcctataaatatattttatttactttggGCATAAACGACTAAGGAAGAACATCATTCACCTTcaacttcaaaattttaattttgacctatacacttgttggatttgaatgatcttaaattatttggaaaattttgaagagtcttttataaagttttttcaTCTCAATCTTGTATGAAAGCTCTTGATCGTGAGGAACCGTCGATGCAAGACAAAGTGACCGAAATTGGGTCAATTCATACACACTTTTGGTTATATTTCCATAACTTGAGCCATAGGGCCTAAAAAATTAGACTTTCTACTTATGGTTGGAAAGTTAAGAAATAGCCCATCCGAATGGAGTCAGTCTCGGGCCCCATTCGACGGTTAAGGTGGTCTACACGTCCAAACAAGTCGATGCAGGTGCCCTAGCTTCGTTCCTATAGAGAATTGAAGCTAAGTGCAACTTCTAAACTCATATCTTTTGATCTACTCAATCATTTGGAGCAAATGAGCTACCATCGAAAAGGTCTTTGAGTTAGATTTTTATTGACACCAAATAGAACTCATGGTTCAACTTGTAGCCCAAGTTAGGCCGCCCACAAGCTGGACTGTCCAATTCAGGGCCACCGACGTTCCATAGGGAATTGCATGAACCTGCGATCTGTTTTGGACTTCGTGAGAAAGACAAAAGTTATAGCTAACTAAATTAGCTTTCTAACGCATCTAGACTTAATATCAATGGTGGTTTGAGTCTTGTTTAAGTTATATCCTTCAAAGTCTTGTTTGAAACAAGACTATTGAAACCAAAACTCAAAAAGACCAGGATCGGAAGATCTTCAATTTCTTGAGAGGAAGAGATAAACTAGATTAGGGGAGCAGTATGTCTTTGACAATTGAAAgcatattaatgttttttttaacagagtcaaatattgatttttttttttacttttttaacctataaaaaaatagtttttaaaatttgaattgtttATACTTAGATATTGttcatttttcaattatttaaataatacaaacaaatCAAACACTATCATATTATtgactttattaattaaaatattttatttttttaattattattttttatttttttaattattattttttattttatcattatatattaatacttaattttaaaaaaaaaattataaaaaaattataacttttaaaaatcacagtaaattattattttttaaacagtCTAtagcttatttaaataatttcaatccaACCATGTGTTTAATTCCTAAATCATTTCTTAATGGCCATAACTATAAATGAAGTATTTAGAATaaaacttgttttatttttattttaagagacTAAAGTGGAATTTTTAAACTGTGGCGCAGTATTTAGAATAGAACGTTTCTTTAAACTATGGCACAGGTTGAGGCATAGTTATAGGCTCATCAAATTTTATCCCACAAAATAGTTATTACACGtacaacttatatttttattatattaatgaatttatatagttatctagtttataaaaaaaaacataattaaacatatacactattaaaaataatttaataaatcattcacataattataattattcaatatacTAATTTATCTTATTTCCTCTATTCTCTCATCTCTCgtctatttctttttattaacaaaaaaaaacataattagacATATacactattaaaaataatttaataaatcattcacataattataattattcaatatattaatttatcttatttcTATTATTCTCCATTCTATATTCTATATTCTCTCAtctatttacttttattaaaattagtatataatatatttttattttaatataaacataatttatatttttattaaaattgtttaattatatatttataaattatccaaatttatattaattcaaaatttaaatattattttatttaatattataaaatactttaaaGGAAAAGTACACACCAATCTCACGTTTTAGGGGTTGtggtatataattttaaattaaaacactGTGTTGTTCAATATTTTGGAACAAACAATAATTTCAAGTAGA is part of the Impatiens glandulifera chromosome 1, dImpGla2.1, whole genome shotgun sequence genome and encodes:
- the LOC124921243 gene encoding uncharacterized protein At4g28440-like, producing MVELKQKQAEFVKVEELLPQAEGFSIIVKVVSSKVVVTKGRGDGNFGRQSRMAECLVGDETGVIIFTARNDQVDLMKEGATVILRNAKVDIFKASMRLAVDRSGRVEVADSADFTVKEDSNLSLIEFERVDVVV